The following are from one region of the Rhizobacter sp. AJA081-3 genome:
- a CDS encoding Lrp/AsnC family transcriptional regulator → MDTLALLNRWQHDFPLVPAPFSAIAASLGNTESEVIAACRSAQDGGVISRIGGVWAAGAGGAAMLCALAVPANRLEAVAAQVDAVPGVNHNYEREHRYNLWFVITGGDAATLHARLDVLERDTGLCALRLPMQRVYRIDLGFDLEQGQAAQRAADIGTGVQRVAPLDAPLAALVEDGLPLIERPYGAWAARLALTETGVLQTLRRWLAQGTLRRFGVVVRHHELGFDQNAMTVFDVPDTQVDACGAALARQPGVTLCYRRARADGWPFNLYCMVHGRERAAVRQLIDGATRAAGLQEHPRELLFSLRRFKQRGASYFRACTKEAEHAGA, encoded by the coding sequence ATGGACACACTCGCCCTGCTCAACCGCTGGCAGCACGATTTCCCCCTCGTGCCGGCTCCTTTTTCTGCGATCGCCGCATCGCTCGGCAACACCGAGAGCGAAGTCATCGCCGCCTGTCGCAGTGCGCAGGACGGTGGGGTGATCAGCCGCATCGGGGGCGTGTGGGCCGCCGGCGCCGGCGGCGCGGCGATGCTCTGCGCGCTGGCGGTGCCGGCGAACCGGCTGGAGGCGGTGGCGGCACAGGTCGACGCCGTGCCCGGCGTGAACCACAACTACGAGCGCGAGCACCGCTACAACCTGTGGTTCGTCATCACCGGCGGCGATGCTGCGACGCTGCACGCCAGGCTCGACGTACTGGAGCGCGACACCGGCCTGTGCGCCTTGCGCTTGCCGATGCAGCGCGTCTACCGCATCGACCTGGGCTTCGATCTCGAGCAGGGCCAGGCCGCGCAACGGGCGGCAGACATCGGCACAGGCGTGCAGCGCGTCGCACCGCTCGATGCGCCGCTCGCCGCGCTCGTCGAAGACGGCCTGCCGCTGATCGAGCGGCCGTACGGAGCCTGGGCCGCGCGGCTCGCTCTCACCGAAACCGGCGTCCTGCAGACACTGCGCCGCTGGCTGGCGCAGGGCACGCTGCGCCGCTTCGGCGTCGTCGTGCGCCATCACGAACTCGGCTTCGATCAGAACGCGATGACGGTGTTCGACGTGCCTGATACGCAGGTCGACGCCTGCGGCGCGGCGCTCGCGCGCCAGCCCGGCGTGACGCTGTGTTATCGCCGCGCGCGTGCCGACGGCTGGCCCTTCAACCTGTACTGCATGGTGCACGGCCGCGAACGCGCCGCGGTGCGCCAGCTGATCGACGGCGCCACGCGCGCTGCCGGCCTGCAGGAGCACCCGCGCGAACTGCTGTTCAGCCTGCGGCGCTTCAAGCAGCGGGGCGCGAGCTACTTCCGCGCCTGCACGAAGGAGGCCGAACATGCCGGCGCCTGA
- a CDS encoding Lrp/AsnC family transcriptional regulator yields the protein MPAPDAPTDVVAPDRIDRRLIDRLHGELPLTERPFADVGRELGISEDEVIERLRRMLAHGTLTRFGPLFQIERAGGQFVLAALEVPEADFARITVLVNGLPEVAHNYRREHRLNMWFVVAAESHEAANAALARIEQLTGLTVHAFPKEREYFVGLRLAAQE from the coding sequence ATGCCGGCGCCTGACGCCCCCACCGACGTGGTCGCGCCCGACCGCATCGACCGCCGCCTGATCGACCGGCTGCACGGCGAACTGCCGCTGACCGAGCGGCCCTTCGCCGACGTCGGCCGCGAGCTCGGCATCTCGGAGGACGAGGTCATCGAGCGGCTGCGCCGCATGCTCGCGCACGGCACGCTGACGCGCTTCGGGCCGCTGTTCCAGATCGAGCGCGCTGGCGGACAGTTCGTGCTCGCCGCGCTCGAGGTGCCGGAGGCGGACTTCGCGCGCATCACGGTCCTCGTCAACGGCCTGCCCGAGGTGGCCCACAACTATCGCCGTGAGCATCGGCTGAACATGTGGTTCGTGGTCGCGGCCGAGTCGCACGAGGCGGCGAACGCGGCGCTCGCCCGCATCGAGCAGCTCACCGGGCTGACCGTGCATGCCTTCCCGAAGGAACGCGAGTACTTCGTCGGTCTGCGGCTTGCGGCGCAGGAGTGA
- a CDS encoding Lrp/AsnC family transcriptional regulator, which produces MQLTDFDRELIAATQSGLPLVSRPYEAVGAMIGVSGERVRERLAQMIEEGLIRRIGAVPNHYRLGYLANGMTVWDVADERVDELGERIGALPAVSHCYRRPRELPIWPYNLFAMVHGRSRDEVQQQADTIRRLLGDACRGSDILYSSAILKKAGLRISES; this is translated from the coding sequence ATGCAACTGACCGACTTCGACCGCGAACTGATCGCCGCCACCCAGAGCGGCTTGCCGCTGGTGTCTCGCCCCTACGAGGCGGTGGGCGCGATGATCGGCGTGAGCGGCGAGCGGGTGCGCGAGCGCCTGGCGCAGATGATCGAGGAGGGCCTGATCCGCCGCATCGGCGCCGTGCCCAACCACTACCGGCTCGGCTACCTGGCCAACGGCATGACCGTGTGGGACGTCGCCGACGAGCGCGTCGACGAACTCGGCGAGCGCATCGGCGCCCTGCCCGCGGTGAGCCACTGCTACCGCCGACCGCGCGAACTGCCGATCTGGCCCTACAACCTGTTCGCGATGGTGCACGGCCGCTCACGCGACGAGGTGCAGCAGCAGGCCGACACCATCCGCCGGCTGCTCGGCGACGCCTGCCGCGGCAGCGACATCCTCTACAGCAGCGCCATCCTCAAGAAGGCCGGGCTGCGAATTTCTGAAAGCTGA
- the nirJ gene encoding heme d1 biosynthesis radical SAM protein NirJ produces the protein MFRVSQYMRELVRAEADGHYPSPTTRGAGPTGPVVIWNLIRRCNLTCKHCYSISADHDYSGELSTPEVFTVMDDLKSFHVPVLILSGGEPLLRPDIFEIAQRAKAMRFYVGLSTNGTLIDEPMADRIAAQGFDYVGISLDGIGATHDRFRRLDGAFDRSLAAIRLLHARGVKVGMRYTMTAMNAHDLEPLLELMRDEGVDKFYFSHLNYAGRGNIHRARDAQFAATRAALDLLYERAWQAAKAGSEQDFVTGNNDADGAYLLQWVQRRLPRWAQPLRERLVAWGGNSSGVNVANIDNLGVVHPDTMWWHHALGSVRERPFSQIWMDTSDPLMAGLKASPRPVGGRCAGCQHFALCGGNTRVRAQQVTGDAWAEDPGCYLTDEEIGRASDAPARVELKPFAYAAH, from the coding sequence ATGTTCCGCGTCTCCCAATACATGCGCGAGCTGGTGCGCGCCGAAGCCGACGGGCACTACCCGTCGCCCACCACGCGAGGCGCAGGCCCCACGGGCCCGGTGGTGATCTGGAACCTGATCCGCCGCTGCAACCTGACCTGCAAGCACTGCTACTCGATCTCGGCCGACCACGATTACAGCGGCGAGCTGAGCACACCCGAAGTGTTCACCGTGATGGACGACCTGAAGTCCTTCCACGTGCCGGTGCTGATCCTCTCCGGCGGCGAGCCGCTGCTGCGGCCGGACATCTTCGAGATCGCGCAGCGCGCCAAGGCGATGCGCTTCTACGTCGGCCTGTCGACCAACGGAACGCTGATCGACGAGCCCATGGCCGACCGCATCGCGGCCCAGGGCTTCGACTACGTGGGCATCAGCCTGGACGGCATCGGCGCCACGCACGACCGCTTTCGCCGCCTGGACGGCGCCTTCGACCGCAGCCTGGCGGCGATCCGCCTGCTGCATGCGCGCGGCGTGAAGGTCGGCATGCGCTACACGATGACGGCGATGAACGCGCACGACCTCGAGCCGCTGCTCGAGCTGATGCGCGACGAGGGTGTCGACAAGTTCTATTTCTCGCACCTGAACTACGCCGGCCGCGGCAACATCCACCGCGCCCGCGACGCGCAGTTCGCTGCCACGCGTGCCGCGCTCGACCTGCTCTACGAACGTGCCTGGCAGGCCGCGAAAGCCGGCAGCGAGCAGGACTTCGTCACCGGCAACAACGACGCCGACGGTGCGTACCTGCTGCAATGGGTGCAGCGTCGCCTGCCGCGCTGGGCTCAGCCGCTGCGCGAGCGGCTGGTCGCCTGGGGCGGCAATTCGTCCGGCGTGAACGTGGCCAACATCGACAACCTCGGCGTGGTGCACCCCGACACCATGTGGTGGCACCACGCGCTGGGCAGCGTGCGCGAGCGTCCTTTCTCGCAGATCTGGATGGACACGAGCGACCCGCTGATGGCCGGGCTGAAGGCCTCGCCGCGGCCGGTGGGCGGGCGCTGCGCCGGCTGCCAGCACTTCGCACTGTGCGGCGGCAACACCCGCGTGCGCGCCCAGCAGGTCACCGGCGATGCGTGGGCCGAAGACCCGGGCTGCTACCTCACCGACGAGGAGATCGGCCGCGCCAGCGACGCGCCGGCCCGTGTCGAGCTCAAGCCCTTCGCCTACGCGGCGCATTGA